AAGTAATAATGCCGTAACAATTACCACAAGTGCTCCAACTGGAAACCACCAGAAAAAACTAATACCTTCAAAATGCATCCATGCAATGGCCAAAATTGCCATAAATGCACCAATTAAAATGCCCGTAAAAGTACCTTTCCGCATAAGCGCCAAAAACGCAATACCAATTAAAATTCCATATGCATAACCCGGAACTTTAAAGCCTAAAGCTAACAAACCACCATCTTGAAAAAAGCTAAATCCGTAAGCCAGTAATGCTAAAATTATCCCCCAAACAATGATGGCTATTTTAGATATTTTAACCACTTTATTTTCGTCCATGGTTTTTAACTTCGGAAAAACTAAAGTTCCAATCCCCATAACACTTGTTTGAGAAAGGGCTGTTAAAGCAGAATCTAAGGTTGAAATTCCTGCAGCAAACATGGCCGCAATAATTAAACCTGAAATACCATTTGGTAACTCGTTTACCACATAATATGGAAATATCCTATCGGGCTCGGCACTTATGGACGCTTGAATTAAATCAGACAATGGATTGATATCATAATAAGCCACTAAACCGATGCCTACAAAAGCCATAATCCATGTAGTGGCCACACCAACAACAGAAAAAGCAACTGCCTTTCTTGCTTCTTTTAAATTCTTGCAACATAACGCGCGTTGCGTAACCACTTGATCGACGGCATTTGAACCAAACTCGAAAAAAGTACATCCTAAAATACCGACCCATAAAGTATATGTTTTATGCGGATCTAAGGATAGATCCCAAAGTACCAATTTGGCTTTACTATCTGCAATGGCCATCATTTCTCCAAAACCACCCGGAATATCGCCAACAGCATAAAAAAGCGCAAAACAAGCACCGAAAATAAAGATTACAAACTGTATAGCATCGGTCCAAACCACGGTTGTAATACCCCCAATATAAGACCAAACTATAGCAAAAAGCGCTATAATACAAATACATATTAAAGTACTTTGACCTGTGATAACGCTAAGCACTAAAGCAGTACCTAACAAGCGTACTCCTTGACTCATGGTGGCTCCAATCATGAAAAACGTTCGCGATAATTGACTCGTTTTTACGCCTAATCTCTTCTGAATAAAATCGTATGGGCTGTAAATACCTTCTTCATAGTATTCCTTTAGTAAAACATAAACAAATAGCACGTTTCCTAAAGCAAAACCGATGGTCATTTGTAAATAAGTTAAATTTCCATTCATGGAAAATATAAAAGCCGGTACCGCAATAAAAGTAGCAACACTGGTTTTTGTGGCAATTAATGACAAGGAAACCGCCCACCACGGCAAATTATTTCCGCCCTTAAAAAAAGCATCAAGGCCTTTGTCTTTGTTTTTAACTAATTCGCCAATAACCGTGGTTCCTAAAAGAAATACAATTAATATAATCCAATTTAAGGTTGAAAACTTACTTGTGGCAATGCCGTTTTCATCTTGAGCAAACAAAGTGAAACAACAAAACAAACTGACTAATATGGCTATTATTTTTTTCATTAGTGGTTTTATGATTTTCTATATTACGAAGCCTTTCATCTTCTATATTTTTTTAATTCTTTAAAAGCATACGGTACAGAAATGATGGGTAATTTTCTCCTGTAATGGTTCCTGCTCCTGAAGCTCCTGAACCTTTGGTTAACGAGTCGCCAAAACAAATAATATGATTGTATTTATCTAACAAGTTATTGGTTTCTAGGTAATCGAATACATTTTCGGCAATAAGCTTATACCCTATCGGTTTTAAATGAACACCATCTTCTTTATTACTATTTTTTAAATTCCTGATGTAATTATCTTGGTTGTGTTGTGGTAATCCTTTTGCTTTAAAAACACTGTAATTGTCAACAAAAAGCGTTTTATTTTCTTCGGAAACCGCTCTCATAATTTGTGTTACTTTTTGAAGTTTCACATTAGGCGTATCGGTAAACATGGCTTGATCATGACGTTTAAACAGATAAAGACTATCTACTCTTGGCGGTGACATTAGTAATACTTGAGCATCGTTATTTTTAATATCCTTTACAATGTTAGAAAGGTTGGAATAGTAGTTTTCATAGGGTATAAGCTTACTAGAATTCAACATATCGTTGGTTCCAACCATAAGAATAACCAAATCTGGTTTTTCTACTAAAACATCTTTATTTAATCGATGTAATAAATTAGCTGTTGAATTACCCGCAACCCCTTTATTTTCCATTTTCAAGGTGTACTTCTCCTTTTTTACGGCTGCTGTTTTACATGCACTAAAACAAATTATTAATGCCAATACTAAGTAAAAAGACTTATTCATATAAGTGTATTTCATTAATTAAATTGATTTCTTTCACCCAAATCTTCCAATAATTCGCCATTGGACGTTACTTTACAATCGCTCGTTAATTCCTTAAAAACAACCGGCATCTCCGTCTCGTTGATTAAGGTAATATTATAAGCTCCAGAAAATGCTTTAGTATCTGTATTTGGCTGTCTGTATTTATGCACATCGGACCAAAAAGATTCTCCAAAAACAATGGGTGCAGCTATAGATCTTAGTTTATTGTTCAGATTTTTAAGTGTGATTTTATGGCCTATACCATTAATTTCAGCTAAACGATGTACCGGAAATTCACTTACGGTATTTATTAGTTCTAATTCAACAGTACAGTTTTCTGTATTGTTATTATGAAAACTTAATAAAGGTCCATATTTAGCATCGCCATTTGAATTTTTAATAACTGCATTTTTAGATACCGAATATCCTTTTTCTTGACATCCAAGAGCCGTACAGCCATCTATAAGCGTTTTACCAACATGAGCACTTAAATCGAAACCAGAGCGCATATTTTTTACGGTAGTATTAATAACGGTAATATTTTCTGTTTTTCTTCCAACAAAATAACCATACGGATAAGACCTAACACCATCTTCGGAGAGTGATTTTATTTCATTTGGCAATATATCTCCTGGTGGATAATCACTTTTAAACCCTGTATCAAAAGCAGGCCCTGATGTTTCAGCTAACATCTCATCGGTAGCACGCATTTCTCCTTCTACATAACAATCTCTTATAAGCGTATTCACAGCACCTTGCATTACAATACCATGACCAAAACCGCGGGTAATTACGTTACAACCAATTAACTTGGTGTCTTTTCCGGTAACTAAAAGAGACGAGTGTTTTTGGGGTTTCACTATTGTTTTTTTGCCTTTACCCAATAAATGTCCGTACCCATAAGGATAAGACCCTTTAATATGAAGCGTTGTATTTACAATACTATTTCCATCTCCCATAACATGCATCATGATAGCTCCACGAGAAGGTGCTTCATGTTCGTGTGCATCGTCGTAAACTTCTAAGCCTTCAATAATATTATTATTTCCTGTTACAAATATTTCAAAAATTTGACGGTTCCCGAAAGCCTTGTGCAATTTACTGTCTATATGAACAACAACATCGTCTAAAATAAAATGACTATTACTCCCTGAAAAATTAAATATTGAGGCTATAGGAAAATCAGATATTTTATTTTCTCCTTGATAGCGTTTTAAAATAGTAGTTTCGCTAAACGATGTATCGCTTACTTTGTAACTACCTGGTTTTAATCTCACCGTAACATTATCCATTGATAAATAGTGCGCGAAATCTTGAAGATTTTCAACTAAAACAATATTATCATGAAGAGACGCTTCTTTCTTTTCTTTATTACAAGCTAAAAAAAGCAAAAAAACGAGACTCAAAAAGCAAGTTATTCCGGCCGTTTTAATCACTTCAGGAGCGTTTTTATTCCACATAATTT
The window above is part of the Algibacter sp. L3A6 genome. Proteins encoded here:
- a CDS encoding sodium:solute symporter family transporter, with the protein product MKKIIAILVSLFCCFTLFAQDENGIATSKFSTLNWIILIVFLLGTTVIGELVKNKDKGLDAFFKGGNNLPWWAVSLSLIATKTSVATFIAVPAFIFSMNGNLTYLQMTIGFALGNVLFVYVLLKEYYEEGIYSPYDFIQKRLGVKTSQLSRTFFMIGATMSQGVRLLGTALVLSVITGQSTLICICIIALFAIVWSYIGGITTVVWTDAIQFVIFIFGACFALFYAVGDIPGGFGEMMAIADSKAKLVLWDLSLDPHKTYTLWVGILGCTFFEFGSNAVDQVVTQRALCCKNLKEARKAVAFSVVGVATTWIMAFVGIGLVAYYDINPLSDLIQASISAEPDRIFPYYVVNELPNGISGLIIAAMFAAGISTLDSALTALSQTSVMGIGTLVFPKLKTMDENKVVKISKIAIIVWGIILALLAYGFSFFQDGGLLALGFKVPGYAYGILIGIAFLALMRKGTFTGILIGAFMAILAIAWMHFEGISFFWWFPVGALVVIVTALLLSKLGVDLNKKDLV
- a CDS encoding SGNH/GDSL hydrolase family protein, with translation MKYTYMNKSFYLVLALIICFSACKTAAVKKEKYTLKMENKGVAGNSTANLLHRLNKDVLVEKPDLVILMVGTNDMLNSSKLIPYENYYSNLSNIVKDIKNNDAQVLLMSPPRVDSLYLFKRHDQAMFTDTPNVKLQKVTQIMRAVSEENKTLFVDNYSVFKAKGLPQHNQDNYIRNLKNSNKEDGVHLKPIGYKLIAENVFDYLETNNLLDKYNHIICFGDSLTKGSGASGAGTITGENYPSFLYRMLLKN